Proteins from a single region of Planktothrix tepida PCC 9214:
- a CDS encoding DUF433 domain-containing protein, translating to MNYHERITIKPGMRSGKPCIRGMRITVYDVLSYLASGMTYQEILDDFPYLTQEDILACLSYAADRERQILLIQA from the coding sequence ATGAACTATCACGAACGGATCACGATTAAACCAGGTATGCGAAGTGGTAAACCTTGCATTCGCGGAATGCGGATTACAGTTTACGATGTGTTATCTTATCTAGCATCAGGAATGACTTATCAAGAGATTCTTGATGATTTTCCTTATCTGACTCAAGAGGATATTTTAGCTTGTTTGAGCTATGCAGCAGATCGGGAGAGACAAATATTATTAATTCAGGCATAG
- a CDS encoding GNAT family N-acetyltransferase, which yields METNPRNRKFAGSIATLTPHSYYPNTWETERLFLRPFNGEDLMELYRVYGNSEVMRFVSKTEKTLSETETELNSYINHWKQYGFGQFAMIDKASNRLIGRTGLYLNERSPYPQFGYILDQPYWGLGLATEAAKANLEYGFNVMQFPAIAAFSMLENQASRKILSQKLGMQLLTESFPYLGLKMAYYAIQRSQYLTQFTFVINLY from the coding sequence ATGGAAACTAACCCCAGAAATCGGAAATTTGCCGGAAGTATTGCCACTTTAACACCTCACTCTTACTATCCTAATACTTGGGAAACAGAACGCTTATTCCTCAGACCCTTTAATGGTGAAGATTTAATGGAGCTTTATCGAGTTTATGGCAATTCAGAAGTCATGCGTTTTGTCAGTAAAACGGAGAAAACCTTATCAGAAACAGAGACAGAATTAAACAGTTATATTAACCATTGGAAACAATACGGTTTTGGTCAATTTGCGATGATTGACAAAGCCTCTAATCGGTTGATTGGTCGCACTGGACTCTATCTAAATGAACGCTCTCCCTATCCCCAATTTGGTTATATTTTAGATCAACCTTACTGGGGTCTAGGTTTGGCGACGGAAGCTGCTAAAGCTAATTTAGAGTATGGGTTTAATGTGATGCAATTTCCAGCGATCGCTGCTTTCTCAATGTTAGAAAATCAGGCTTCTCGTAAAATTTTATCACAGAAGTTAGGAATGCAGCTTTTAACTGAAAGTTTCCCCTATTTAGGATTGAAAATGGCTTATTATGCGATTCAGCGATCGCAATATTTAACTCAATTTACCTTTGTCATCAATTTATACTAA
- a CDS encoding DUF928 domain-containing protein has translation MKFSNPLFLGVLTLNFVVSGLSQANENYQQSPQMLSQTLKQPLHFKLPDRGAPGNRSDDAGGRGKCGKNKLTALIPQKNFGYTTSNRPTFWFHFSFSNSLSLTAEFKLFDEQKNNIVKLTLPIKPGLIQVNLPEKDNLLQTEKSYEWQFTVICDSNDPTGNITVRGQVVKQEISPDLQRQIQGKQGRDLAIVYAENGIWFDALTILAQLQQQEPNNSIYREDWNRLLNSVGLQDL, from the coding sequence ATGAAGTTTTCAAACCCGCTTTTTCTGGGAGTTCTCACTTTAAACTTTGTAGTCAGTGGGTTAAGCCAAGCTAACGAAAACTATCAACAATCTCCACAAATGTTATCACAAACTCTTAAACAGCCTCTTCACTTCAAACTGCCCGACAGAGGAGCCCCAGGAAACCGCAGCGATGACGCCGGAGGGCGTGGAAAATGTGGGAAAAATAAATTAACTGCTTTAATTCCTCAGAAAAATTTTGGTTATACCACCTCAAATCGCCCAACTTTTTGGTTTCATTTTTCCTTCTCAAACTCATTATCCTTAACCGCAGAATTTAAACTATTTGATGAGCAAAAGAATAACATTGTTAAACTAACCTTACCTATCAAACCTGGACTGATTCAAGTTAATCTCCCTGAAAAAGATAATCTTCTTCAAACAGAAAAAAGCTATGAATGGCAATTTACAGTCATTTGTGATTCTAATGACCCCACTGGTAATATTACCGTCCGGGGTCAAGTTGTAAAACAAGAAATTAGCCCAGATTTACAACGCCAAATTCAAGGAAAACAAGGACGAGATTTAGCGATTGTTTATGCAGAAAATGGCATTTGGTTTGATGCTTTAACAATTTTAGCACAACTCCAACAACAAGAACCCAATAATTCTATTTATCGGGAAGATTGGAACAGATTATTAAATAGTGTTGGTTTACAAGATCTGTAG
- a CDS encoding ThiF family adenylyltransferase codes for MLSISKNALHQIYQDIGLHLPERGGALLGPIGQAVITHFILDNQAQTSGASYLPSPQLTQRVQQMELQQNLEFKGVIHSHPGGYDRPSGPDEEAMWEGLKINPHIPFFVAPIVTLVTPNQPLRPHELALGQGKISFYAAYRQGNGVRVETLPVQSIQEAELSLMQHNRLTPLPTTVQNDLNRVQRALGSTQPPFIFTTPMEGRDLLAGCLPLDGLELLFIFSESYPTTPPILLATLARQDTEQVELPWLLVTPPEERLVVAVTGLITGHGPYRKLFRPLGKSGLTTNAETAALACWSGYFSGADPKQATTELQQALFARSTGLLSQHISQKRVLIAGTGSVGSYVAEQLVRSGVGELTLIDPEVVETANLCRTNYEIADIGQPKVKALARRLLNINPLVKLTLEEKSLFGYEVAEFDALVQEADLIVATTDDAAAQRILNRFAYFHGKPALFVGLYQAAEGGEVIVTVPGKTPCYQCATHHRHQAETGMGKVSNDGDYGSNGRVMGEVALVADIHHLSSVAVKLALSLLLPKNAEAKLKGFLDPALQAGFNYLTLGMVPNYWFYPAIFDNTDGQYAFQSVWLTPTSQEQCPVCGDVHHRVDPRSIPLQGVDAANLRAALTQSRS; via the coding sequence ATGCTCTCAATTTCAAAAAACGCGCTGCATCAAATTTATCAAGACATTGGCTTGCATCTTCCTGAACGGGGTGGGGCTTTATTGGGGCCAATTGGTCAAGCCGTTATTACCCATTTCATCTTAGATAATCAGGCTCAAACCAGTGGAGCCAGTTATTTGCCTTCACCCCAACTCACGCAACGGGTGCAACAGATGGAACTGCAACAAAACCTGGAGTTTAAAGGGGTCATTCACTCCCATCCTGGGGGTTATGACCGTCCATCTGGGCCAGATGAAGAAGCGATGTGGGAAGGACTCAAAATCAACCCCCATATTCCTTTTTTTGTCGCTCCCATTGTGACTTTAGTAACCCCAAATCAACCCCTGCGTCCCCATGAGTTGGCTCTCGGTCAAGGAAAAATCTCTTTCTATGCTGCTTATCGCCAAGGCAACGGTGTTCGCGTCGAAACCCTACCTGTACAGTCTATTCAAGAAGCGGAGTTATCCCTAATGCAACACAACCGTTTAACGCCTCTTCCGACTACAGTACAAAATGACTTAAACCGAGTGCAGCGTGCTTTAGGTAGCACCCAACCTCCTTTTATTTTTACGACACCGATGGAAGGACGTGACCTACTGGCGGGATGTCTTCCCCTCGACGGGTTAGAATTGCTGTTTATCTTTAGTGAAAGTTATCCGACGACTCCTCCGATTTTATTAGCGACTTTAGCCCGACAGGATACCGAACAGGTGGAACTGCCTTGGTTATTGGTGACACCACCGGAAGAACGGTTAGTGGTGGCTGTTACTGGCTTAATCACAGGTCATGGCCCCTACCGCAAACTCTTTCGCCCTTTGGGAAAGTCCGGTCTCACCACCAACGCCGAAACCGCAGCTTTAGCTTGCTGGAGTGGCTACTTTTCGGGGGCTGACCCCAAACAAGCGACAACAGAACTGCAACAAGCTTTATTTGCCCGCAGTACAGGACTTTTGAGCCAGCATATTAGCCAAAAGCGGGTACTAATTGCGGGGACGGGTTCAGTAGGTTCCTATGTAGCGGAACAGTTGGTACGCAGTGGAGTGGGGGAACTGACGTTAATTGACCCTGAAGTGGTAGAAACTGCGAATTTGTGCCGCACTAATTATGAGATTGCTGATATTGGACAGCCGAAGGTCAAGGCGTTGGCGCGGCGGTTGCTGAATATTAACCCGTTGGTGAAGTTGACGTTAGAGGAAAAGAGCTTATTCGGGTATGAGGTGGCAGAGTTTGACGCTTTGGTACAAGAAGCGGATTTAATTGTTGCCACAACGGATGATGCCGCAGCGCAACGGATTCTCAACCGTTTTGCTTATTTTCACGGCAAACCTGCTTTGTTTGTGGGACTCTACCAAGCGGCGGAAGGGGGGGAAGTGATTGTCACTGTACCGGGAAAAACGCCATGCTACCAATGTGCTACTCATCATCGCCATCAAGCTGAAACGGGTATGGGAAAAGTCAGTAACGATGGCGACTATGGCAGCAACGGACGGGTGATGGGGGAAGTGGCGTTAGTGGCGGATATTCACCACCTCAGCAGTGTGGCTGTGAAGTTGGCGTTGTCGCTATTATTGCCGAAAAATGCCGAAGCGAAATTAAAGGGATTTTTAGATCCCGCTTTGCAAGCCGGGTTCAATTATTTAACGTTGGGAATGGTTCCGAATTATTGGTTTTATCCGGCTATTTTTGACAATACAGACGGACAATATGCGTTTCAAAGTGTTTGGTTAACGCCAACATCTCAAGAACAATGTCCTGTTTGTGGGGATGTTCATCATCGAGTTGATCCCCGTTCTATTCCGTTGCAAGGGGTGGATGCTGCAAATCTTCGCGCTGCGTTAACTCAAAGTCGCTCTTAA
- a CDS encoding DUF5615 family PIN-like protein, producing the protein MYAQNNGFAIATKDSDYNELLMLRGFPPKIIWIRRGNCSTSEIEAMLRTHINDIQTLFDDSSLGILTLY; encoded by the coding sequence ATTTATGCACAAAATAATGGTTTTGCGATCGCTACCAAAGATAGCGACTACAATGAGCTTTTGATGTTACGTGGTTTTCCGCCTAAAATCATTTGGATCAGACGTGGAAACTGCTCAACTTCAGAAATCGAAGCGATGCTGAGAACACATATTAATGATATTCAAACATTGTTTGATGATTCATCGTTAGGGATATTAACCCTGTACTGA
- a CDS encoding S1 family peptidase, whose protein sequence is MGKLAVIEIGDGDFEHGFSVTIRIGEEGQSHTTGVPGKLPAKLELPELYKDWRESYRRQVPDPSRASNGIITNYSIPEIIEKGKNLKAGLNEWLNSQAFHTIKDSLQRELSKSEEIRVIIQTDIIELQQLPWHLWDIFDHYRKADVGLSRRTHAPALKQMLFDRQGKIRLLATFGCVTGKDGNKINTEKDQEFLQEHLGDIADLHFLENPRIEDLNKALKEYKADIFFYAGHSSTDVNGQTGQIDGKRIENLEFAFRKAVEHGLKLAIFNSCEGLGIARNLALLQIPQIIIMREPIPDKVAHEFLKSFLEEFVNNKKSLYLALREARESLQHLEENFPCATWLPVIFQDLTEIPPTWNELQQMPSENLNQNQQTLNSSTQPQTEQASNQSWIKRYLGKICIGAAGLIILGGIMGVMALRNQATLDQIAKNNTVSIKGKNQGSGVIFAKKDNNYYVLTAKSVVNPKDQYKIVTVDREEYPAKINKNLSDIDLVILQFTSNENYTIARLANSDTAREGTAVFLSGWSQIDGSEKPSYYHFIEGEIVSLPRALRNGYTLIYDSNSREGMIGGPLIDAHGCVIGIHARPETEALRNLESAQIGLVKNGFNQGIPMRHILEKISEPELENDLGRVDKDCR, encoded by the coding sequence ATGGGTAAATTAGCTGTAATCGAAATAGGAGATGGTGATTTTGAACATGGTTTTTCAGTCACCATTAGGATCGGGGAAGAGGGGCAATCTCACACTACTGGAGTACCAGGTAAATTGCCTGCCAAGCTCGAACTTCCAGAACTTTATAAAGACTGGCGGGAGTCGTATCGCCGTCAAGTGCCTGATCCTAGTCGTGCATCAAATGGCATAATTACGAATTATTCTATACCTGAAATAATTGAAAAAGGTAAAAATTTAAAAGCCGGGTTAAATGAATGGCTAAATTCCCAAGCGTTTCATACAATTAAGGATAGCTTACAACGAGAGTTAAGCAAATCAGAGGAAATTCGGGTCATCATTCAGACAGACATAATAGAGTTGCAGCAGTTACCTTGGCATCTGTGGGACATTTTCGATCACTATCGCAAGGCTGATGTTGGTTTGAGTCGGAGAACTCATGCCCCGGCACTAAAACAAATGTTATTTGATCGTCAAGGTAAAATTAGGCTATTAGCAACTTTTGGTTGTGTTACTGGAAAAGATGGTAACAAGATTAATACAGAAAAAGATCAAGAATTTTTACAAGAGCATCTAGGTGATATTGCAGATTTGCATTTTCTAGAAAATCCTAGAATAGAAGATTTAAACAAGGCTCTGAAGGAATATAAAGCAGATATATTTTTCTATGCAGGTCACAGTTCTACGGATGTGAATGGTCAAACAGGTCAGATCGATGGTAAAAGAATTGAGAATTTGGAATTTGCATTTAGGAAAGCAGTTGAGCATGGTTTAAAGTTAGCTATTTTTAATTCTTGCGAGGGATTAGGAATAGCTAGAAATTTAGCTCTTTTACAAATTCCTCAAATAATTATTATGCGCGAACCGATTCCAGATAAGGTTGCCCATGAATTTTTGAAAAGTTTTCTTGAGGAATTCGTTAACAATAAAAAATCACTTTATTTAGCATTAAGGGAAGCACGAGAAAGTTTACAGCATCTAGAGGAAAACTTTCCTTGTGCTACTTGGTTGCCAGTTATTTTCCAAGATTTGACAGAAATACCTCCGACTTGGAACGAATTGCAACAAATGCCATCTGAAAATTTAAACCAAAACCAACAAACACTAAATTCCTCAACTCAACCTCAAACAGAGCAAGCATCTAATCAAAGTTGGATTAAACGTTATTTGGGAAAAATTTGCATAGGCGCGGCAGGATTGATTATCCTGGGTGGGATAATGGGAGTGATGGCATTGCGTAATCAAGCGACCCTCGATCAAATTGCGAAAAATAATACCGTTTCAATTAAGGGTAAAAATCAAGGATCGGGAGTTATTTTTGCAAAGAAAGATAATAATTACTATGTTCTTACTGCTAAAAGTGTAGTTAATCCTAAAGATCAATACAAGATTGTTACGGTAGACAGAGAAGAATATCCTGCTAAGATAAACAAAAACCTATCTGATATAGACTTAGTTATTTTGCAGTTTACCAGTAATGAAAATTACACCATCGCTCGTTTAGCAAATTCTGATACAGCAAGGGAAGGCACAGCAGTTTTTCTTTCAGGCTGGTCACAAATTGATGGCAGCGAAAAACCATCATATTATCATTTTATTGAGGGAGAAATTGTCAGTCTGCCCAGAGCATTACGAAATGGCTACACCTTGATCTACGACAGTAATAGCCGTGAAGGAATGATTGGTGGCCCACTAATAGATGCACATGGTTGTGTAATTGGCATTCATGCTCGACCGGAAACTGAAGCTCTGCGAAATCTTGAATCTGCTCAAATCGGTCTTGTAAAAAATGGCTTTAACCAAGGCATTCCCATGAGACACATTTTAGAAAAAATTTCTGAGCCGGAACTAGAAAATGATTTAGGAAGGGTGGATAAAGATTGTAGGTAA
- a CDS encoding DUF1822 family protein, whose protein sequence is MTYTNRSMFTVPITSKACKLAKSFKSQYENPTKAEQVYLNTLAVYAVETYCECLGIETDLENSDSLNSVMQPLMNIADLEIEGIGKIECRPVLPEDEFCYIPVDTWENRIGYIVVEIDEPSREATLLGFYPPVNALEMMEEISLDSFLPLETFIDYLNRLESALVFFQSDDEVVETVKIRLAEQPITEIIAGLERIYRIHPKDKWRYAGGKFLASAAQEDIAWRGGNREDNFNNDEWQELAEELMNKLDEIWKDKVDILSETNVVNQPLPQPMINAQFNTLPVNFVHLNNWLDPNQESLNHWLSFEIFLKSLPENRSLRFVAAPRSRSAETEDRLESVSKVWQFQLLDYPLVLVMAYQVESEEKRTVIARLYPNGEDAYLPPDVKLIILEESGEVFLEATSRSVDNWIQLEFQGEPGERFSIKIELGEASITDNFMI, encoded by the coding sequence ATGACTTACACAAATCGTTCAATGTTTACAGTTCCTATAACCTCAAAAGCTTGTAAGTTAGCTAAGTCGTTTAAAAGTCAATATGAAAATCCGACGAAAGCTGAACAAGTTTATCTGAATACCCTTGCGGTTTATGCCGTAGAAACCTATTGTGAATGTTTAGGAATTGAGACAGATTTAGAAAATTCTGATAGTCTAAATTCTGTGATGCAGCCGTTAATGAATATCGCCGATTTAGAAATAGAAGGAATTGGCAAAATAGAATGTCGTCCTGTGTTACCAGAAGATGAATTTTGTTATATTCCCGTTGACACTTGGGAAAATCGCATTGGTTATATTGTTGTAGAAATTGATGAACCATCAAGAGAAGCAACCCTATTAGGATTTTACCCTCCGGTTAATGCTTTAGAAATGATGGAAGAAATTTCTCTTGATAGTTTTCTTCCTTTAGAAACATTTATTGATTATCTAAACCGACTCGAATCAGCTTTGGTTTTTTTTCAGAGTGATGATGAGGTCGTGGAGACAGTTAAAATCCGACTAGCAGAACAGCCTATAACAGAAATTATTGCTGGACTTGAACGAATTTATCGCATCCATCCTAAAGATAAATGGCGCTATGCTGGCGGTAAGTTTTTAGCGAGTGCAGCACAAGAAGATATAGCTTGGCGTGGAGGGAACCGAGAGGATAATTTCAATAATGATGAATGGCAAGAGTTAGCAGAAGAATTAATGAATAAGTTAGATGAGATTTGGAAGGATAAAGTTGATATTTTATCAGAAACTAACGTTGTAAATCAACCTTTACCTCAACCAATGATTAATGCTCAATTTAACACGCTTCCTGTAAATTTTGTTCATTTAAACAATTGGTTAGATCCCAATCAAGAATCGTTGAACCATTGGCTTTCTTTTGAAATTTTCTTAAAAAGTTTGCCCGAAAATCGTTCTTTAAGGTTTGTGGCTGCACCCCGTTCTCGCAGTGCAGAGACAGAAGATCGATTAGAAAGTGTCAGTAAAGTTTGGCAATTTCAACTTTTAGACTATCCCTTAGTCTTGGTTATGGCATATCAAGTAGAATCAGAAGAAAAACGAACAGTTATCGCGCGATTATATCCGAATGGGGAAGATGCTTATCTACCTCCTGATGTGAAATTAATTATCTTAGAGGAATCTGGGGAAGTTTTTTTAGAAGCTACTTCTCGCAGTGTTGATAATTGGATTCAATTAGAATTTCAAGGGGAACCAGGAGAACGATTTAGTATCAAGATAGAACTAGGAGAAGCAAGCATCACGGATAATTTTATGATTTGA
- a CDS encoding nucleotidyltransferase family protein — MKRDEALAILANHTEELKALGVKSLDLFGSVARDEAQPDSDVDFLVDFSIEASLFDLFRVQHFLEDILGCPIDLGTQDALREHLRQPVLKEAIRAF, encoded by the coding sequence ATGAAAAGAGATGAAGCGCTGGCAATTTTAGCGAATCACACAGAAGAATTAAAAGCTTTGGGTGTGAAGTCTTTAGATTTATTTGGTTCGGTCGCACGGGATGAAGCACAACCAGATAGTGATGTAGATTTTTTAGTCGATTTTTCCATAGAAGCGAGTTTATTTGACTTGTTTCGGGTGCAACATTTTTTAGAAGATATTTTGGGGTGCCCCATTGATTTAGGGACACAAGATGCTTTGAGAGAACATTTACGACAACCTGTTCTCAAGGAGGCAATTCGTGCCTTCTAG